One genomic segment of Candidatus Baltobacteraceae bacterium includes these proteins:
- a CDS encoding DUF5069 domain-containing protein, with protein sequence MKPLDLTQQPPRSCYEELDGLIFMPRTIDKLRGLLPGGNPGDYFINGQIPGMSGYLLERLGITEEALFEVVARARDEGEIAAWLRERTDAAQYPVINEEIRRSRPRHAKDPAYFAELYAPTLALHPDLERILDIIDADDRRIFGTPA encoded by the coding sequence ATGAAACCGCTTGATTTGACGCAGCAACCGCCGCGTTCGTGTTACGAAGAACTCGACGGCCTGATCTTCATGCCGCGAACGATCGACAAACTGCGCGGGCTCCTGCCGGGCGGAAACCCCGGCGATTATTTCATCAACGGGCAAATTCCCGGCATGTCCGGATACCTGTTGGAACGCTTGGGCATCACCGAGGAAGCGTTGTTCGAGGTCGTCGCACGGGCTCGCGACGAGGGAGAGATCGCGGCGTGGCTGCGCGAACGTACCGATGCCGCGCAGTATCCGGTCATCAACGAAGAGATACGCCGCAGCCGTCCCAGACACGCGAAAGATCCCGCATATTTCGCGGAGCTGTATGCTCCCACGCTCGCATTGCATCCCGACCTGGAACGAATTCTCGACATCATCGACGCCGACGACCGGCGAATCTTCGGAACGCCGGCGTAA
- a CDS encoding VOC family protein — protein sequence MSVHSTPLSATAIVGTDLVGCTVRDLQKSLAFYRDTLGLIPSVSSENGVEFHLPDGSTFGLWQPPEPGEFEPGFGVMFTVADAASAAKHIRERGGTSSDVMEGPTCNMAVVTDNEGHGVMMHQKKSRDEHRPPAQERTPTTIHGIDMAGYLVAEPQGAIAFYRDVLGLVPTDVNPAGRGAEFELADGSTFGVWRTPDAQQCGFVMFAIDDARTKAEELRARGLRLTDLTETPNCFMAFGPDPEGTAVIIHQRKGNG from the coding sequence GTGAGCGTCCACTCCACGCCCCTCTCCGCGACCGCGATTGTCGGCACCGATCTGGTCGGCTGCACGGTCCGCGACCTGCAGAAATCACTGGCGTTTTACCGCGACACACTGGGCCTGATCCCATCCGTCTCGAGCGAGAACGGCGTCGAATTTCACCTTCCGGACGGCTCGACGTTTGGTTTGTGGCAGCCGCCCGAGCCGGGCGAGTTCGAACCCGGCTTCGGCGTGATGTTCACCGTTGCCGACGCAGCGAGCGCCGCCAAGCACATTCGCGAGCGCGGCGGCACGAGCAGCGACGTGATGGAAGGGCCGACCTGCAACATGGCCGTGGTCACCGATAACGAGGGCCACGGCGTGATGATGCACCAGAAGAAATCACGCGACGAACATCGCCCGCCGGCTCAGGAACGCACGCCGACGACGATCCACGGTATCGACATGGCCGGCTACCTCGTCGCGGAACCGCAAGGCGCGATCGCGTTCTATCGCGACGTGCTCGGCCTGGTTCCGACTGACGTCAATCCCGCGGGCCGCGGGGCCGAATTCGAACTGGCCGACGGTTCGACGTTCGGCGTGTGGCGCACGCCGGATGCGCAGCAATGCGGATTCGTGATGTTCGCCATCGACGACGCGCGGACGAAGGCCGAAGAGCTGCGCGCGCGCGGCTTGCGCCTCACCGACCTCACCGAAACGCCGAACTGCTTCATGGCATTCGGGCCCGATCCCGAAGGCACCGCGGTCATCATCCACCAACGAAAGGGGAATGGCTAA
- a CDS encoding GntR family transcriptional regulator, with translation MPIYLQVIEQIKRSVALGVLGAGEQLPTVKQLALDLTINPNTVAKAYRELERDGVIETAPGRGSFVRTNGVAETTKAAATDVVRDVIEGAVREAKSMGLGADDIRTLASAAIDRWFREDA, from the coding sequence GTGCCCATCTACCTCCAAGTGATCGAGCAGATCAAGCGGTCGGTAGCCTTGGGCGTTCTGGGGGCCGGCGAACAACTGCCGACGGTCAAGCAACTCGCACTCGATCTGACGATCAATCCCAATACCGTCGCGAAGGCCTACCGCGAACTCGAGCGGGACGGCGTGATCGAAACGGCACCGGGGCGCGGATCGTTCGTTCGCACCAACGGCGTTGCTGAAACGACCAAAGCTGCGGCAACCGACGTGGTCCGCGACGTGATCGAGGGCGCCGTCCGCGAAGCAAAATCGATGGGACTCGGGGCCGACGATATTCGAACACTAGCCAGCGCTGCTATCGACCGGTGGTTCCGGGAGGACGCATGA
- a CDS encoding SDR family oxidoreductase, giving the protein MANDAALVTGASTGIGHAITLLLARSGYTVYAGVRKEADRQRLESEHERIHPVILDVRVPADIARAVQNLREAGDTLVGLVNNAGIAVGGPLEFLPIEALRNQFEINVIAPVAMTQAVLPLLRESRGRIVNIGSIAGRMAAPFIGPYSASKSAIAALTDALRQELAPFGIGVSLLEFASVKTPIWEKGRAGRDALVAAMPPQAMTYYGTLAEAIIAVTNAEEREGMSPQTIANTVLAALRAPKPRERYVIGRKAKIQTVVAMLPARTRDALVKRVMKLP; this is encoded by the coding sequence ATGGCTAACGACGCGGCCCTCGTCACCGGCGCATCGACCGGCATCGGTCACGCGATAACATTGCTGCTTGCGCGCAGCGGCTATACGGTGTACGCCGGCGTGCGCAAAGAAGCCGATCGCCAGCGCCTCGAATCGGAACACGAGCGTATTCACCCGGTCATTCTCGACGTGCGGGTTCCCGCCGACATCGCGCGTGCGGTGCAGAACCTGCGCGAGGCCGGCGATACGCTCGTGGGCCTGGTCAACAACGCCGGCATCGCGGTCGGCGGTCCGCTCGAGTTTCTTCCGATCGAAGCGCTGCGCAACCAATTCGAAATCAACGTGATTGCGCCGGTCGCGATGACGCAGGCGGTTCTGCCGCTGTTGCGCGAATCGCGCGGACGCATCGTCAACATCGGATCGATCGCCGGACGGATGGCGGCTCCGTTCATCGGGCCGTACAGCGCATCCAAATCCGCGATCGCCGCGCTGACCGACGCATTGCGGCAAGAGCTCGCGCCGTTCGGCATCGGCGTCTCGTTGCTCGAGTTCGCCTCGGTGAAGACACCGATTTGGGAGAAGGGCCGCGCCGGACGCGACGCGCTGGTCGCCGCGATGCCGCCGCAGGCGATGACGTACTATGGAACGCTGGCCGAGGCGATCATCGCCGTGACGAATGCCGAGGAACGCGAGGGGATGAGTCCGCAGACCATCGCGAACACGGTGCTGGCCGCACTGCGCGCGCCCAAGCCGCGCGAGCGCTACGTGATCGGCCGCAAAGCCAAGATTCAAACCGTCGTCGCGATGCTGCCGGCGCGCACGCGGGACGCGTTGGTCAAGCGCGTCATGAAGCTTCCGTGA
- a CDS encoding ABC transporter substrate-binding protein gives MLRSDFLRSLLATTTVTPLAPTYPQTVLQEFVIGVNVPLSGTYGDFGKEIARGVQAAVDETNKYNATLNRAYGVRTFDDQNSGAIATSNVLVAAADPTVIGLVGDLTLDVTMTALPQCANSGFALVVPSVTADKLTQQSYHNVFRLPTNDSSEGRLFASAVLKGRAPMNVLGVIVSGDYGLDVTRAFVAQAKAERHNAALLTLESNADVPDSTAIIQRRAPAYLFFAGWPNKLGPIAVALKTAGYTGEFGFADSFFTADVPKTYGKELSGALVASAMPPLDRVPSIVAYLPDFRNEVGAVTAFSAYGYAAAQLLIQAAQRANATTRFQVLTQLQEGGSYALLVGNYSFNYAGDATLPNVYLFTLTADGFTFDKPAFSNGFVA, from the coding sequence ATGCTGCGCAGCGATTTTCTTCGCAGTCTGCTCGCCACGACCACGGTCACACCGCTCGCGCCGACGTATCCGCAAACGGTCTTGCAGGAGTTCGTGATCGGTGTCAACGTGCCGCTCTCGGGAACGTACGGTGATTTCGGGAAGGAGATCGCCAGGGGCGTGCAAGCCGCGGTCGATGAGACCAACAAATACAACGCGACGTTGAACCGTGCGTACGGCGTGCGCACCTTCGACGATCAAAACTCCGGCGCGATCGCAACTTCGAACGTGCTGGTCGCCGCGGCCGATCCGACCGTCATCGGCTTGGTGGGAGATCTGACGCTCGACGTAACGATGACGGCGTTGCCGCAGTGTGCGAACAGCGGCTTCGCGCTCGTGGTTCCGTCGGTAACCGCCGACAAGCTCACCCAGCAGAGCTATCATAACGTCTTTCGCCTGCCGACCAACGATTCGTCGGAAGGGCGGCTCTTCGCCAGCGCGGTGCTGAAGGGTCGCGCGCCGATGAACGTGCTGGGCGTCATCGTCAGCGGAGATTACGGGCTCGACGTCACGCGCGCATTCGTTGCGCAGGCCAAGGCCGAACGTCACAACGCCGCCCTGCTCACGCTCGAATCCAATGCCGACGTTCCCGACTCGACCGCGATCATCCAGCGGCGCGCCCCCGCCTATCTCTTCTTTGCCGGCTGGCCGAACAAACTCGGACCGATCGCGGTCGCGCTCAAAACGGCCGGCTACACCGGCGAATTCGGGTTTGCCGACAGCTTTTTCACTGCCGACGTCCCGAAGACGTACGGCAAGGAGCTCAGCGGCGCGCTCGTGGCTTCGGCGATGCCGCCGCTCGACCGCGTCCCCTCGATCGTCGCGTACCTTCCGGATTTCCGCAACGAGGTCGGTGCGGTGACCGCGTTCTCCGCCTACGGCTACGCCGCCGCACAACTGCTGATCCAGGCTGCGCAGCGCGCCAACGCGACCACTCGTTTCCAAGTGCTCACCCAATTACAAGAAGGCGGAAGTTACGCGCTGCTGGTGGGCAACTATTCGTTCAACTACGCCGGCGATGCGACGCTGCCGAACGTTTATCTCTTCACGCTGACCGCGGACGGATTCACATTCGACAAACCGGCGTTTTCCAACGGCTTCGTCGCCTGA
- a CDS encoding DHA2 family efflux MFS transporter permease subunit — translation MTRSQFFITVTVMLGVFMAIVDMTIVNVALPTIAGNLGCSLDDAAWVATGYILAAVIVMPLNGWLTAYLGRKTFYCSAIAIFTFASFLCGMAHNIVLLTVCRMLQGLGGGVLQPTAQAILFETFGPKRSAGAMAIFGLGIMVAPALGPVMGGYIVDNASWPLIFFINLPVGIVTFLMALAFIPTPHYIARARREIDWPALGLLAVGLISLQYVLERGQHEDWWSSNTIVTLAIVTVVALAIFGIKTARDRSPLVNLKIFRIPSFSLGNVILFVLGFGLFGSELIVPLFFQTILGMTALDSGEALVPGAIATAVAMIVTTRLVNKIDARILLVLGALCAALANWQLGGLTESAGMDNTFWPRTLIGFGMGLLFVPLTQLMLSKVPREELAGATGLSQLIRQLGGSLGIAIITTLLTRETAIAWSGLAGGITQTHGASIATLTSLLSQAASVSAFDYIFRLCALLFIAAIPLIAFVQYGPPARTAESAAPMAEAA, via the coding sequence TTGACGCGTTCGCAGTTTTTCATCACGGTGACCGTGATGCTCGGCGTCTTCATGGCGATCGTCGACATGACGATCGTCAACGTCGCGCTGCCGACGATCGCCGGCAATCTGGGTTGTTCGCTCGATGATGCTGCGTGGGTTGCGACAGGGTACATCCTCGCGGCCGTTATCGTGATGCCCCTCAACGGCTGGCTCACCGCCTACCTCGGGCGCAAGACGTTTTACTGCTCCGCGATCGCGATCTTCACGTTTGCGTCGTTTTTGTGCGGCATGGCGCACAATATCGTGCTGCTGACGGTGTGCCGGATGCTGCAGGGCCTCGGCGGCGGTGTACTTCAGCCGACCGCGCAAGCGATTTTGTTCGAAACGTTCGGCCCGAAACGCTCGGCGGGAGCGATGGCGATCTTCGGGTTGGGAATCATGGTGGCGCCGGCACTTGGACCGGTCATGGGCGGCTACATCGTCGACAATGCGTCGTGGCCGTTGATCTTTTTCATCAACCTGCCGGTTGGCATCGTCACGTTCCTGATGGCTCTTGCCTTCATTCCGACGCCGCACTACATCGCGCGCGCACGGCGCGAGATCGACTGGCCGGCGCTCGGTCTACTCGCGGTCGGACTCATCTCACTCCAGTACGTGCTCGAGCGCGGACAACACGAAGACTGGTGGAGTTCGAATACGATCGTCACGCTCGCGATCGTCACCGTCGTCGCGCTGGCGATCTTCGGCATCAAGACGGCACGCGATCGAAGTCCGCTCGTCAACTTGAAAATCTTCCGCATTCCCTCGTTTTCCTTGGGCAACGTCATCCTCTTCGTGCTCGGCTTCGGGCTCTTCGGCAGCGAGCTGATCGTGCCGCTCTTCTTCCAAACCATCCTCGGCATGACGGCACTCGATTCGGGCGAGGCGCTCGTCCCGGGTGCGATCGCCACGGCGGTCGCAATGATCGTCACGACCCGCCTGGTCAACAAAATCGATGCGCGCATTCTCCTGGTGCTTGGCGCCCTGTGCGCCGCCCTTGCGAATTGGCAGCTCGGCGGCTTGACGGAGAGCGCCGGGATGGACAACACGTTCTGGCCGCGGACGTTAATCGGCTTTGGTATGGGCCTGCTCTTTGTGCCGCTCACGCAACTGATGCTCTCGAAGGTGCCGCGCGAAGAACTTGCCGGCGCAACCGGTCTCTCGCAGCTGATTCGCCAGTTGGGGGGCAGTCTCGGCATCGCGATCATCACCACGCTGCTCACGCGCGAGACGGCGATCGCGTGGTCGGGGCTCGCCGGCGGCATCACGCAAACGCATGGCGCCTCGATCGCGACCCTGACGAGTTTGCTCTCGCAAGCTGCAAGCGTTTCTGCCTTTGATTACATCTTCCGGCTTTGCGCGCTGCTGTTCATCGCAGCGATTCCGCTGATTGCCTTCGTGCAGTACGGGCCGCCCGCGCGAACGGCAGAATCCGCCGCGCCGATGGCCGAGGCCGCGTAA
- a CDS encoding lysozyme inhibitor LprI family protein, which produces MIGLLLAAALNCGSTATQVDLDFCAQAEQQRADRDERATLAARPREASLTEGLWRDERRRTCAYYYDAYRDGSMAPMLYSQCLAHSAEARTRDLRALRSGFPPGDGAKAIAEEQRVYGLLELLLTPHQRSLLAGSETAWVRYRRILCRHSANCNAQLAAFRTQELKDSWLAEPFW; this is translated from the coding sequence GTGATCGGACTCCTTCTCGCCGCCGCACTGAATTGTGGAAGCACGGCGACGCAGGTCGATCTCGATTTCTGCGCGCAGGCCGAGCAGCAGCGTGCCGATCGCGACGAGCGGGCGACGCTTGCCGCTCGTCCGCGCGAGGCGTCGCTCACCGAAGGACTCTGGCGCGACGAACGCCGGAGAACCTGCGCGTATTACTACGATGCGTACCGCGACGGTTCGATGGCGCCGATGCTCTACTCACAATGCCTCGCGCATTCGGCCGAAGCACGGACGCGCGATCTGCGTGCTCTGCGCAGCGGGTTTCCGCCGGGCGACGGTGCGAAGGCGATTGCCGAAGAACAGCGCGTGTACGGTCTGCTCGAGCTGCTCCTCACACCGCACCAACGATCGCTTCTGGCCGGATCCGAAACTGCGTGGGTGCGTTACCGGCGCATCCTCTGCAGGCATAGCGCGAACTGCAACGCGCAGCTCGCCGCCTTTCGAACGCAAGAACTCAAGGATTCGTGGCTCGCGGAACCGTTTTGGTGA
- a CDS encoding UbiA-like polyprenyltransferase has product MTVFLKEIRIEHTLFALPFAYVGAILGARGLPSWSALLWITLAVFGARTAAMAANRYFDRELDARNPRTARRALATGTLAPAVMIWAIVLGLALLVLSAWMLNPLCVKLLPVAAVGVLVYPLCKRFTWLVHFVLGAVDGLAPLGAYISVTGRVSASALLLFLAVTVWVAGFDIAYALMDLPTDREQHINSIPVRFGEGSGRWAPIALHALMVVMLAAAGLLAVAGPLYYAGVAAALVLTFYENRLYGISENVFVLNERIFTGNMTFSLVFLAATLGGYLLH; this is encoded by the coding sequence ATGACAGTATTTTTAAAAGAGATTCGCATCGAACACACGCTGTTCGCACTGCCGTTTGCGTACGTCGGCGCGATTCTCGGTGCGCGCGGTCTGCCGTCGTGGTCCGCGCTGTTGTGGATTACGCTCGCAGTCTTCGGCGCGCGCACGGCGGCAATGGCGGCAAACCGTTACTTCGATCGTGAGCTCGACGCGCGCAATCCGCGCACCGCGCGGCGCGCGCTGGCCACCGGGACGCTCGCTCCCGCGGTGATGATTTGGGCGATCGTGCTCGGCCTGGCGCTGCTCGTGCTCTCCGCCTGGATGCTCAACCCGCTCTGCGTGAAGCTGCTCCCGGTCGCGGCAGTGGGCGTGCTCGTCTATCCGCTGTGCAAGCGGTTCACCTGGCTCGTGCACTTCGTCCTCGGCGCGGTCGACGGGCTCGCGCCGCTCGGTGCGTATATCTCGGTCACCGGACGGGTGAGTGCGAGCGCGCTCCTTCTTTTCCTCGCGGTTACGGTTTGGGTCGCGGGATTCGACATCGCGTACGCGCTGATGGATCTGCCGACCGATCGCGAGCAACACATCAATTCGATTCCCGTGCGCTTCGGCGAGGGAAGCGGGCGCTGGGCGCCGATCGCGCTGCACGCGCTCATGGTGGTGATGCTGGCGGCCGCCGGGTTACTCGCCGTCGCCGGCCCGCTCTATTACGCCGGTGTGGCGGCGGCGCTCGTGCTGACGTTCTACGAGAACCGGCTCTACGGAATTTCCGAGAACGTTTTCGTGCTGAACGAACGTATATTCACCGGGAACATGACGTTTTCGCTGGTCTTCCTGGCCGCCACTCTGGGAGGTTATCTGCTCCACTGA
- a CDS encoding menaquinone biosynthesis decarboxylase, with protein MPFDSLRAFLDALRRAGEVHTISAPVDPRLEIAEISDRVVKAGGPALFFEQVKGSKFPVLTNQFGSQRRMAMAFDAAQLDQVAARLRALLDLAPPGGSWGDKLGALKRFAPLANAIPKTVREGSCQEVVIRDPDLRKLPVLTTWPLDGGPFITLPLVITTDPQNGRPNVGMYRMQVYNERETGMHWQRHKHGRAHAQAWGEKIPVAVAIGSDPVLTYAATAPLPPVLDEFAFAGLLRGKPVELVKARTIDVKVPAHAEFVLEGYVDNTDLRTEGPFGDHTGVYSLADTYPTFHVECITHRRDPIYAATVVGKPPMEDAWLGKATERIFLPLLQMVLPEVVDMNLPVEGGFHNLAIVSIRKAYPGHAKKVMNALWGLGHMMMLTRVLVIVDADIDVQDVRSVAWFTLNNLAPERDVVMMPGPVDDLDHGSYTLAYGTKAGIDATRKSAAEGYPREWPPDMVMDAATKERVNDRWHDYGLDHILKSLTPDAWSGQGPQAFRRKIRD; from the coding sequence ATGCCCTTCGACTCCCTGCGAGCCTTCCTCGATGCGTTGCGGCGCGCCGGCGAAGTCCACACGATCTCGGCACCGGTCGATCCGCGTCTCGAAATCGCCGAGATCAGCGACCGCGTCGTCAAGGCCGGCGGCCCGGCGCTCTTCTTCGAGCAGGTCAAGGGTTCGAAATTTCCGGTGCTGACCAATCAATTCGGTTCGCAGCGGCGAATGGCGATGGCCTTCGATGCCGCGCAGCTCGATCAAGTGGCGGCGCGCTTGCGCGCGCTGCTCGATCTTGCGCCGCCGGGCGGCTCCTGGGGCGACAAACTCGGCGCGCTCAAACGTTTTGCTCCGCTCGCCAATGCGATCCCGAAGACGGTGCGCGAGGGAAGTTGTCAAGAGGTCGTGATTCGCGACCCGGATCTGCGCAAGCTTCCGGTGCTCACCACCTGGCCGCTCGACGGCGGACCGTTCATCACGCTGCCGCTCGTGATCACGACCGACCCGCAGAACGGACGGCCGAACGTCGGGATGTATCGCATGCAGGTCTACAACGAACGCGAAACCGGCATGCATTGGCAGCGGCACAAGCACGGCCGTGCCCACGCGCAGGCGTGGGGCGAAAAAATTCCGGTTGCGGTCGCGATCGGCAGCGATCCGGTGCTCACGTATGCCGCCACTGCGCCGCTGCCGCCGGTGCTGGACGAGTTCGCGTTCGCCGGGCTCCTGCGCGGCAAACCGGTCGAGCTGGTGAAGGCGCGCACGATCGACGTGAAGGTTCCGGCGCACGCCGAGTTCGTGCTCGAAGGATACGTCGACAACACCGACCTGCGCACCGAAGGTCCGTTCGGCGATCATACCGGCGTCTACAGCCTGGCCGACACCTATCCGACGTTTCACGTGGAGTGTATCACGCACCGGCGCGACCCGATCTACGCCGCAACCGTGGTCGGGAAACCGCCGATGGAAGACGCGTGGCTCGGCAAGGCCACCGAACGGATCTTTCTTCCGCTCTTGCAAATGGTGCTGCCGGAAGTCGTCGACATGAATCTGCCGGTGGAGGGCGGGTTTCATAATCTGGCGATCGTTTCAATCCGCAAAGCTTATCCGGGCCACGCGAAGAAGGTGATGAACGCGCTTTGGGGTTTGGGGCACATGATGATGCTCACGCGCGTCCTCGTGATCGTCGATGCCGACATCGACGTGCAAGACGTTCGCAGCGTCGCGTGGTTCACGCTCAACAACCTCGCACCCGAGCGTGACGTGGTGATGATGCCAGGTCCGGTCGACGATCTCGATCACGGATCGTACACGCTCGCATACGGCACGAAAGCCGGCATCGACGCGACGCGCAAGAGCGCGGCCGAGGGATATCCGCGCGAATGGCCGCCCGACATGGTGATGGACGCGGCGACGAAAGAGCGCGTGAACGATCGCTGGCACGACTACGGTCTCGACCACATCCTCAAATCGCTCACCCCCGATGCGTGGTCGGGTCAAGGCCCGCAAGCGTTCCGCCGCAAGATCCGTGATTGA
- a CDS encoding DUF1761 domain-containing protein: MRVNWAAVIVSAIVFFLFGWLWYDMLFKTVWSASITATSVHALSMGGAPAYQLIVAVVMAFFLAYGVARILQWRGRVGPLEGAWIGFAFGLLIFGSMTWLSYAYSGWGPTLGFINVGYVAIGMAIQGAILSAWPQQGT; encoded by the coding sequence GTGCGCGTGAACTGGGCGGCCGTCATCGTTTCCGCGATCGTGTTCTTTCTCTTCGGCTGGCTCTGGTACGATATGCTGTTCAAAACCGTCTGGTCGGCTTCGATAACGGCGACATCGGTTCACGCGTTGTCGATGGGTGGTGCGCCGGCGTATCAACTGATCGTCGCGGTGGTGATGGCGTTCTTTCTGGCATACGGCGTGGCGCGCATTTTGCAGTGGCGTGGCCGCGTTGGTCCGCTCGAGGGCGCGTGGATCGGGTTCGCGTTCGGACTCCTGATCTTCGGGTCGATGACCTGGCTGAGCTATGCCTATTCCGGCTGGGGGCCAACGCTCGGCTTCATCAACGTCGGCTACGTCGCGATCGGGATGGCGATTCAAGGCGCGATCCTTAGTGCGTGGCCGCAGCAAGGAACCTGA
- a CDS encoding TetR family transcriptional regulator, with product MAGLRERKKEHVRTTIQREALRLFTEQGFEQTTVEQIAEAAGISPATFYRYFTSKEDSVVTDEYDPIVIQALMERPADEPAIDSVRAVMTGVLAKYFDRDRDLLAARHQLLRKTPSLQVASFEEQERATELFSALIARHLRRPANDLDVRIACGAVTGALREAVGLWFAQGATGGEQRIREVLNHAIDRVESALRF from the coding sequence ATGGCGGGACTTCGCGAACGAAAGAAAGAGCACGTTCGCACGACGATTCAGCGCGAAGCCTTGCGGCTCTTCACCGAGCAAGGCTTCGAACAAACCACGGTCGAGCAGATCGCCGAGGCCGCCGGCATCTCGCCCGCGACGTTCTACCGGTACTTCACTTCGAAAGAAGATTCGGTCGTCACCGACGAGTACGATCCGATCGTCATTCAGGCACTCATGGAGCGTCCTGCCGACGAACCGGCGATCGATTCGGTGCGCGCCGTGATGACCGGCGTGCTTGCAAAGTATTTCGATCGCGATCGCGATCTGCTCGCCGCCCGGCACCAGCTGCTCCGAAAGACGCCTTCGCTGCAAGTCGCCTCGTTCGAAGAGCAGGAGCGAGCGACCGAGCTGTTCTCTGCGCTTATCGCGCGCCACTTGCGGCGACCGGCGAACGATCTCGACGTGCGCATCGCCTGCGGAGCGGTCACCGGCGCGCTGCGCGAGGCCGTCGGGCTGTGGTTCGCTCAGGGCGCAACCGGCGGCGAACAGCGCATCCGCGAGGTGCTCAACCACGCAATCGACCGCGTCGAAAGCGCGCTGCGCTTTTGA
- a CDS encoding ABC transporter ATP-binding protein produces the protein MSTITIKNLRKTYGPYVAVDDFSVEIPQGCVFGLLGPNGAGKTTTFKCMLDLARPTAGTVLYDGVPLVPQTFERIAYVPERSVLYDWMTVEEHVEMQRRAFRGFSPKIAYDLLAQFSIEPRKKARALSKGMRTAVMVALAIGRQADTLILDEPTSGLDPINQRHVLNLIINESARGASVIFSSHQIGQVERAAERIAVIDRGRLVLEGAIDDLKADRKIVEGIFPSEQYALNGIAGDPRIGRVDRSGRIVRLLTIDGAPEFVAMLESLGATGVRVVDLNLEDIFLYAVSPADATADVVEGARP, from the coding sequence ATGAGCACGATAACGATCAAGAATTTACGCAAGACCTACGGTCCGTATGTCGCCGTCGACGACTTTTCAGTCGAGATTCCGCAGGGCTGCGTCTTCGGGCTGCTCGGTCCGAACGGCGCGGGAAAGACCACGACGTTCAAGTGCATGCTGGATCTCGCGCGGCCGACCGCGGGAACCGTACTTTACGACGGTGTGCCGCTCGTCCCGCAGACGTTCGAGCGGATCGCCTACGTTCCCGAGCGCAGTGTTCTGTACGACTGGATGACGGTCGAGGAGCACGTTGAGATGCAGCGCCGCGCCTTCCGCGGATTTTCACCCAAGATCGCCTACGATTTGCTCGCGCAGTTCAGCATCGAGCCGCGCAAGAAAGCACGCGCGCTTTCGAAAGGCATGCGTACTGCGGTGATGGTTGCACTTGCGATCGGGCGCCAGGCCGACACGCTGATCTTGGACGAGCCGACCAGCGGTTTGGACCCGATCAATCAGCGACACGTCCTCAACCTCATCATCAACGAGTCGGCCCGCGGTGCGAGCGTCATCTTCTCCTCGCATCAGATCGGGCAGGTCGAGCGCGCTGCCGAACGCATCGCAGTCATCGATCGCGGCCGGCTGGTGCTTGAAGGAGCGATCGACGACCTCAAGGCCGATCGCAAAATCGTCGAGGGCATCTTCCCGTCGGAACAGTACGCCCTCAACGGCATCGCCGGCGATCCGCGCATCGGGCGAGTCGATCGCAGCGGCCGAATCGTGCGTTTGCTGACCATCGACGGCGCGCCCGAGTTCGTCGCCATGCTCGAGTCGCTCGGCGCGACCGGCGTGCGCGTCGTCGATCTCAATCTCGAGGATATTTTCCTGTACGCGGTCTCGCCCGCTGACGCGACCGCCGACGTCGTCGAGGGAGCACGGCCATGA